Genomic segment of Bacteroides stercoris ATCC 43183:
CCGGACAATTATTCAAAACTACGCAGCATGCTGATTTCTTCCGCCCAAAGCGTTTCATCCGGAGTTTCGAGTATCACCGGCATATCGTTAAAACGCTCGTCTTTCATAAAACGCTTGAAGAAATCCAAGCCGATAAGCCCCTTGCCGATACTGTCGTGACGGTCTACACGGCTACCCAACGCTTTTTTCGAATCGTTCAAGTGTATGGCGCGCAGAAAACCGAAGCCAACGGTCTTATCGAATTCGTCGAAAACCTTATCGTATTCATTTACGATATCATAACCCGCCGTATACGTATGGCACGTATCAAGGCAGACACCTACGCGCGACTTGTCTTCCACACGGTCGATGATATGTTTCAGTTGCCAAAACTCATTGCCTACATTGCTGCCCTGTCCTGCCGTATTTTCAATGACCGCCGTTACGCCTTGCGTCTTGCCTAAGGTAATATTAATTGATTCGGCAACCCTGTCCAGGCAAGCCTCAACCGAAATCTTATTTAAATGGCTGCCCGGATGGAAATTCAGCAGTTCCAGCCCCAGCTCCTCACAACGTCGCATCTCATCCAGAAAAGCCGCACGGCTCTTCTCCAACCCTTCTTCTTCGGGATGTCCCAGATTTATCAGATAACTGTCGTGTGGAAGAATATAACGTGCCTCCAAAGCATATTTCCTGCAATTCTCCTTAAACAAGGCAATACTTTCCTGCGTCAGGGGCTTCGCCACCCACTGACGCTGATTCTTGGTAAACAGGGCAAAAGCATTCGCTCCTATTCCATGGGCATTGACGGGAGCCAGCTCCACACCGCCGCCGGCAGATACATGTGCACCTATAAATTTCATATTTCGATTATTATTCGTTAGTTTATTGTTCTTTCATAAATTCCCATTGAGACTTTTTCATATCTACAAAGCCGTTTGTCTTAAACCGGACACCTTCATTCTCCAACAATACTCTTTGCTCCGTCCAACCCGGCACTAATCTGCCCTGGCTGTTTACAACCCTATGACAAGGCAAATGCAATTCCTCCGGTACGTTGTACATAGCCTGCCCCACCATACGCGAGCACTGAGGTCTGCCTACCAAACTGGCAATCTGCCCGTAGGTTACAACGCATCCTTCAGGAATAGCGGCAACAACACTGTAAACATCTTGCAGAAAAGTAGTCCGATTCATAAGATAAAGTCTTTCTTTGCGGCAAAGATAGCGTAAACAGAGAGTATAAAAAATACACAGCCTTGTTTTTTATACCAAGCGACGGAAATGAGATGCCTACCCGACAGCCGGGCATCTCACGTCTGATTACAGGAAAGTACTTGCCCCAAGCGTATTGTAAGCGTAAGTGATATTCTGCTGGCGGAGAACTTCACCGTTCGGAGTAAACAATATCTGATATTTTATCTGCACGTTCGGCCTGCCCACCTGTATGGCTACAATAGGTTGCCATTTGGGAAATTGCACCCAAACAACATTCTGTACCACCCCGTCCGAAAACTGACTGGCTGCAAAAGCGTTGAATACGGCGGCAGGCACCTCATCCAGGGTTTCCCAGTCCGTTTGCTTCATTACCCACTCTGCATCCGTATTGAACCAGACCTTGGTATCAAATCCGTTCATCATAAAATCCGCAACGTAATACTCCTCGTCCTGCGACCAGGCTATCCCTTTGGCGGAAGGATACATTTTCGTCAGGGCAGTTTGCACATTATCAGGAGCATAGCCTGCAAAAAGTGGCAAAAATGTCCAAAGCGTCAAAAAAAAGAACAAAGACTTCATTTTATCCATAACCATTAATCTATTCCATGTTGGAAATCAACAATATTTCCTGGTGTTTTGTTTGGTTCTATACCCATAAGGATTATCTTTGCCATACAAACCCGTTCAAACAGCAATGAAATGATAAGTATACAGCCTGTGCTCCATAATAAGAAACAATACCTCGACCTGCTGCTTTTGGCCGATGAACAAGAAACCATGATAGACCGTTATCTGGAACGCGGTGAAATGTTCGTGTTGTCCGAGGACGGCAGTATCAGAGCATCCTGTGTCGTCACCCGCGAAGCAGAAGATGTTTTTGAGATAAAGAACATTGCCGTTTATCCGCAATTCCAACGTCGGGGATACGGGAAGAAACTGATACAGTATCTTTTCGGGCATTATGCAGGCAGATGCCGGACAATGCTCGTAGGAACCGGAGACAGCCCATTGGCGATTCCATTTTACGAGAACTGCGGATTTACCTATTCCCACCGCATCCCGGACTTCTTTACGGATAACTACGACCATCCCATTTATGAAGCGGGCAAACAACTGAAAGATATGGTTTACCTGAAACGCAATATGGATGAATAAGACCTGCCAATCACACATTGCCCAAGAACAACGCACCGTAGAACAGATGATCCGCCTCTATTGCCGCAGGAAAGAGGGCAACAAGGAACTCTGCCCGCAATGTCTCGAATTGCTGGAGTACGCACGAACGCGCCTGTCGCGCTGCCCGTTCGGAGAGAATAAAACAACTTGCAGACTATGCCCGGTACATTGCTACAAGCCGGAGATGAAGAAGCGGATGCAGGAAGTCATGCGATATGCCGGACCGCGCATGCTGCTCTATCATCCGGCCGCAGCGTGCAGGCATTTATGGAAAGAGCGTATATATCAATATTTCACCAGACGTTTCGGAGTCCCGTGCCAGGAACAGCATAAGCAGTAAACCTCTTCCAGGTCATACCCTTCTAAAGAAGCTGCCGGATCTTTCGGTACGACCTCGCCTTTGTCCGACACATATACGGGCAAACGCTCTCCCTGCCCGTTCAAGACATAAAATGCCCCCACCTTGCATTGGGGGCACACCATTTTGCGCATAATCAGTTGAAATAATATAAAAATACAGCAATACCTTCAAGCGCTTTCTTCTTCTCGCCCTGAATCTCAATGGCAAACTTTATTTCCGCCTTTGCCACACCGCGCAGGTTTGCCAACGAATGCAGAGAAGCCACCAGACGGATGCTCTGTCCGGAAAGTACAGCCTGACCGAACTTCATCTTATCCATTCCGTAGTTAATCATCATCTTCAGGTTATTTACCTCAATAATCTGATTCCACAGATGAGGCAACATGGAGAGGGTGAGATAACCGTGTGCAATGGTACTCTTAAAAGGACTTTCGGTCTTGGCGCGTTCTGTGTCAATGTGAATCCACTGATGGTCCAGCGTTGCGTCGGCAAAGAGATTGATGCGTTCCTGCGTAAGTTCCACATACTCCGAAACACCGATTTGCTGACCTACCAGCTTTTCAAAATCCTCGTACGAATTGATAATAACTTTTTCCATATATTTTTTGTTTTGTTGGGTAAATGCGTTGTAAACGGTAACAAATTTAGATATAAATCACGATTTATATGCCAGTGGGATATGAAAAAATCAAGACCACCCCTATCTTTATGGCGTGGAGGTCTCAGTGTGTGAGCCTCAAAATAAATGTTTCACGAGCTCTTAGTCTCAAAATGTAATAGCCTATGCGGATAGTATGTGGTCTTGACGTACACAAAGATAGTGTATTTGTTTGTATTCTCAACGAAAAAGGTGAGAAATTTGAAGCCAAGTACGGTGTTTTGACACCTGAACTGGAAGAGCTGCATCAACTTCTCCTTACTCATGAAGTTAAGGAAGTTACTATGGAAAGCACCAGTATTTACTGGTATCCCATCTGGCGCATTCTCAGTGACATAGAATGTCTGAAGTTGGTCAACCCCTACTTCATCAAGCAGCTTCCCGGCAGAAAAAGTGATGTCCGTGACGCTGCCTGGATAGCCGAATGTACCATGAAGGATCTCATCCGTGGCAGTTTCGTGCCGGATGAGATAGTGCAGCGCATGCGTCAGTATAACCGACGCATTTTTGACTTGAACAAGGAGAAGGTCTATAAACTGACCAAACTGGATGCCTTGCTTCAACGTTGCAATATCCGTATCAGCAACTACGTATCTTCTACAGACAGTAAGAGCTACAAAGATGTGGTGAAATTGCTTTCCGAAGGAATTGTCAATGCGGAAAAGCTGACGGAGGCCATCCATGGACGGACGGTGAACCGTGTCGGAAAAGAAGTAATTACAGCCGCTCTGACAGGAGTTGTCAATGAAGTGGACATAGACCTGATACGCCAGTACCGGGAGGAAATCCTTATGGATGACAAGCATCTGAAAGAGTGCCAGGAAAAACTGACGGAAATCTGCAGGAAAGAGTTCCCCAGGGAGTTCGATAATCTTCAGACGATACCCGGTGTAAAGGAACGCTCGGCAACCTCCATACTCTCTGAATTAGGGGCCGACATGAAGATGTTTATTACAGCGGCTGCATTGGTGTCGTGGTGCGGGCTCAAACCACGGAATGAAGAAAGCGCAGGAAAAATCAAATCACGAAGAATCACACATGGTAACAAGTACATCAGAAAGACTATGATTGAATGCGCATGGGGAGCCAGCCGGACACAAAACTGTTTTTACTCGAATTTCAGTTACACACAAACTGTCGTCAGAAGGAAGAATGCCATGAAAGTGAAAGTGGCCATAGCGCGGAAAATGCTTGTTGTCATTTGGCACGTGTTGAGTGATGGTGTTCCATACAATGATTATAAGAAGCCTGAAGCTATTGCAGAAGGCAACTCATAATATACCGCTTATTGTAAGGCCAGTATCTTTGTGGTAGCATAGACTCCGTTTTGCAAATTGACTGATGCTTTAAGCGGCTTAGAATGCCAGTGTTAGGAAATAAAGCCTGAAGAGGAAAATGATACTTTTTATATTGTATATCTGACTGCTCTTGATAGAACGGTCAATACATTCATGCTCATTAACACCATAAACTAAGTAAAGGAGCCATAAAGACAGGGGTAATCTTTATCTTTTCATAGAGGAAAGATACCGCTTATCTCCGAATAAATTACAAGCGAATCATTAAAAAGCCATATTTTTCCGGTTGTTGTTACGGTAATTACTCCCATTATTACCCGTATCATTCTTCAAAATAGCATGCAAATTCACGCTCTCTTATCAATAACTGGCATCACGGTTTCACAGGCCAAGACAAAGATAAGTTCAACAAAATCATTATTGTACCGCTTTTAATAAAACATCCGCTCCCTATTTCTTTCCATTTCTGCGAATTATATCTATTTTTGTATGCGCATATAATATAAACAACCCTAAACATCCATGTATGGACGCTGAAAAGGATTACAACCTGCTGTCAGAAATAATGCACAATGCCAATATAGGCTGGTGGAAAGCCGATATACAAGATGCCGATTATATATACTACGGTCCCATCGCCAGCCTGTTAGGATTGGAAGAAGGCGGTTGTATCAGTTTTGAAAATTTCAACAAGCGCATACTGAGAGAGGAACAGCCGCATACTACCGTCCGTTCCTTCGACAACATACAACAGACGAATGAAACCGTCTATCTGCTTGATACCGTCAAAGGACCGACATGGGTCCGCAGCAAAATCTGTATGCAAAAAACCGATGAAAACGGAAAGACCAAGATTTACGGCATAGCCGAAATACAGGACGGTCCTTATATGTCGTCCGCCACACAGATGCTGCGACAACGCGAACAACTCTTGCACAACATCTATAAGCATCTTCCGGTAGGCATTGAAGTCTACAATACAGACGGAGTATTGACAGACCTCAACGATAAGGAATTGGAAATGTTTCATCTGCAACGAAAAGAAGACTTGCTGGGTATCAATATATTTGATAACCCTATCTTCCCGAAAGAGATGAAAGAGAAACTGAAAAAATATGAAGACGCCGATTTCACATTCCGCTACGACTTCTCGAAAGTAGGTTCTTACTACAATCCGCAAACCAGGACCGGTACAATAGACCTCGTAACTAAAGTAACCACGCTGTACGACGAGAACCACACCCCCGCCAACTACCTGTTGATTAATGCCGATAAGACCGAAACCACCGTAGCCTACAACAAGATACAGGAATTCGAAAGTTTCTTCGAACTGATAGGTAACTATGCCAAAGTAGGATACGCACACTACGACTTACTCACCCGGCAAGGAGATGCCCAACACAGCTGGTACATCAATATCGGCGAACAAGAAGGAACTCCTCTGTCCCGAATCATCGGAGTGTACAGACATATCCATCCCGAAGACCGGCGCGCCATGCTCGGTTTCCTGAACAATGCAGCAAAAGGTATGGAAGACAAGTTCAATAAAGAAGTACGTGTTCTCAGAGAAGACGGCAGCTACACTTGGACACATGTCAACCTGATAGTGAAAACCTACGCTCCCGAACGGAACAGTATCGAACTAATCTGTATCAACTACGACATTACCCGGCTCAAAGCCACGGAAGCCATGCTGATAGATGCCAAAGAAAAAGCCGAAGAGTCAGACCGCCTGAAATCGGCCTTTCTTGCCAACATGAGTCACGAAATACGTACACCGCTGAATGCTATTATCGGCTTTTCCAGCCTCCTGCCCCATATAGAAGATGCTGAGGAACGCAACCATTACATCTCCCTGATAAACCACAACAACGAATTGCTGCTGAACATCATCAACGATGTACTGGATTTATCGAAGATAGAAGCCGGACACATAGAGTTGTCCCCGGTCTGGTGCAACCTCTCCGACCTGATAGATGAAAGTTGCACCGAATGCCAGCCCAACGTACCTGAAGGCGTAACGCTCAAGAAACGCTACCCGGCAACTCCCAACCTGATAAAGCAAGATCCGATGCGCATCAAGCAGGTTTTGAGCAACCTCATATCGAATGCACTGAAAAATACCGTACAGGGCTATGTCGAAATTTCGTACGAGACGACACCGTCCGAAACAAGAATAAGCGTTTCCGACACAGGGCGCGGAATCCCTGAGGAAAAGCTCGGCATAATATTTGAACGGTTCGAAAAAACTGATGCTTTCATTCAGGGAGCCGGATTGGGCTTGCCTATCTGCAGGTCTATCATGGAACATATGAACGGAACAATCGAAGTAACCTCCACCGTAAATAAAGGTAGCACGTTCACAGTAGTGTTTCCTTGCCAAGTACGGCCAATGGAATAAAGAATAGAAAATATGATTATACAAAAAGAATTTACCCTTACCCCCCATCGACGCGGGTTCCATCTGATTACGGAAGAAATAGTACGTAACTTACCACAGTTGCCTCCGACCGGACTATTGCACTTGTTTATCAAACACACAAGTGCCGCACTAACCATCAACGAGAACGCCGATCCGGATGTACAGACAGATATGGAAGCTATCTTCAACAACCTTGTCAAGGAGCGTGAGCCTTACTACGAACATACCTGCGAGGGTGACGACGATATGCCGGCGCATGCCAAATCTACCATTGTAGGAGCAGAACTGACCATCCCCATCACCAATGGACGGATGAATATGGGCATCTGGCAGGGTATTTATCTTTGTGAATTCCGCAACCGTGGCGGAGGAAGAAAAATCGTAGCAACCATTATCGGATAATCTCTTCCCATGAAAAAAGCTATCATCATAGGAGCCACCTCAGGCATCGGACAGGAAGTAGCCGGAATACTCGTGCAACAAGGCTGGCGCATAGGCATTGCCGGCAGACGTGAAGAAGTCCTGCGAAGCATGCAGCAAGCCAATCCCCAACAGATAGAGATACAGCATCTTGATGTGACAAAGGAAAATGCCGTATTACACCTTACAGAACTGATAGACCGATTAGGCGGCATGGATTTATTTTTCCTCAGCTCCGGCGTAGGTTATCAGAACAGGAACCTAGAACCTGAAATAGAACTGAATACCGCACGTACCAATGTCGAAGGCTTTATCCGAATGGTAACCGCAGCTTTCGATTATTTCAAAAAGACAAAAAACGGACATATCGCTGTAATCAGTTCCATAGCAGGTACCAAGGGATTGGGAGTCGCACCTGCCTACTCCGCCACCAAACGGTTTCAGAATACATACATCGATGCTTTGGCACAACTCGCACGGATGCAGCATCTTAATATCCGCTTCACCGACATCCGTCCGGGGTTCGTAGCAACGGATTTACTGCGAAACGGCAAGTATCCGATGCTGATGCATGCCGATAAAGTGGCGGAATATATCGTCCGGGCGTTGAAACACAAAAAACGAGTGACAGTAATTGACGGACGCTATCGTCTATTGGTATTCTTCTGGCGAATGATTCCACGTTGGCTGTGGGAACGGTTGCCGATAAAGAATTGATTTCGTATCTTCACGCCCAAAAAGCAAAAACAACCAAGATGAAAAGAAAGTCCGGATATATGATACTCACAGTCACTGCCTCCTTGTGCATAGGCACTTCGCTGCCTTTTCTCCTTGGCAGCAGTGTACTGAATCCTGAAAGACAGTCGGTTAAATCGGAAATACCTTACTGCGTCACCTCTCCTACCGTACCCGCCAAGATTGCCTTTGCCGGACAGGAAGTAGACTTGTTACGCTACGACCACCGCGAGCGCATGGACCGTGAACTGATGTCGTTTACTTATATGCATTCTACCACAATGCTCACCATAAAGCGTGCCAACCGTTATTTTCCTATTATAGAACCTATACTAAAGGCAAATGGCATACCGGATGATTTCAAATACCTTGCCGTTATAGAAAGCGCACTTAACCCACTTGCCAAATCGCCCGCCGGCGCTGCCGGAATGTGGCAGTTCATGCCCGGTACAGGGCGCGAGTTCGGTCTGGAAGTAAACAATAACATCGACGAACGCTATCATGTGGAAAAAGAGACGAAAGCAGCTTGTAAATATCTGAACGAAGCCTATGCCAAATACAATAACTGGCTTTGCGTGGCTGCTGCCTACAATGCCGGTCAGGGACGTATCTCCACACAGTTACAAAAGCAAATGGTGAGTCAGGCGGCAGACCTTTGGCTGGTAGAAGAAACCTCACGTTATATGTTCCGCTTGCTGGCAGCAAAAGCTGTTATCAGCAACCCGCAACAATACGGTTTTTTGATGAAACGTGAACACCTATATCCGGCTATCCCTTACACCGAAGTGAAAGTCACCACGGGAATAGCCAATCTGGCACAATTCGCCAAAGATAAAGGAATCACTTATGCCCAGCTGAAAGATGCCAATCCCTGGCTGCGCGACACTTCACTAATGAACAAAAGCGGACGTACATACATTCTGAAGATACCGACACAAGCCGGAATGCACTATAACCCGCATAAAACTGTTCCGCACAACAAGAACTGGGTAATAAACTAAATACTAAGTCTGCTTCTCGGTCAAATACTTCCAATATCGCACAGGCATGTCTTGCCTGTGCTTGCGGGGATTCAGCCTTTCCTTGATACAGATTGCCTTGAAATAAGTTTTCCAAAGTTGCTGAAAGAGCTTTTCATCCTTATCCATAAGGCTCTCATCCAGTATTCCTGTCACAAGATGTCCTTCCCGGCTATCTTCCCCAAAAACAACGTTCCGCACCTCTTTTAAATCGTAATAATAACCATAAGCACGCTTGATGTCGTATATCAACCAACATTGGTCGGCAAAACGGTCTTTAAAATGCCCGGTTATCAAGGGAAGTACATTCTTCTCCGGTTCTACCGCCGCAAAATAAGTACCATCTGCTGCTTTCTGAAAACGGACAAACTGTAACATCCGTATCCGTTCCCAATCCACCCGCTTCCACATACGCGAAAATTCCAAAACATCAGGGTCTGCAAAGTTCGTTTCAATGGAACGGGAAGCATCTATTGCCTTGCGGATATAACGGAACAAAAGCGATGCAGTTTCCGGCTCTTCCGCCAACCAGCACTGCGTAAGACAAGACAAGGCGGATGCAGAAAGTTTTTTCTGCAAGCCACGCCAAACCCTCCCCGCTTTCTCTTCATCCGATACTACAGTAAAAGCCTCGTCATAGAACAGAGGAAACGGCTCCCCTTCCGCCAGCAAAGCACCCGGAAAAGTACGACGGGAATAGGCTTCAAAAACAGAAGTCAGCAATCCCTCAAATGTATTATCGAATATAAACAGAGTCATTTTCTTCGTCTCCAAAATCAAGAATCAGCTGCCTGTCGTCATATTTCTTTCTGGGTTTCTGCACCAGCAAGTTACGTACTCTCTGCGGAGTCATTTCATTGACCGTGCGTACTGGCAGTTCACTGCACGTAATAAAGTACTGCGCCTTCTTCATCACCACACCGATCTTCTTCAGTTGATAGAATCCCAATTTGGAGAAACGGCGGGAAGCGACTATCAGACGAGCCGATTTCACACCGATACCCGGTACACGGAGTATCATCTCATAATCCGCCTTATTGACGTCAACGGGAAACTGTTCGGGATGCCGCAACGCCCACGACAGCTTCGGGTCTATCTCCAGATCCAAATCCGGATAAGCGTCATCCACAATCTCATCTACTTTGAACTGGTAGAAACGTAGCAGCCAGTCTGCCTGATAGAGCCGGTTCTCACGCACCAAAGGCGGCTGTTTCAAAGCCGGCAGACGCTTGTCGTACGTGTTCACCGAGATATATCCGGAATAATAGACGCGCCGCATCGTAGGACGCTGATAAAGAGCCGATGAAAGAAAAAGAATATCCTTGTCCGTCTCGGCAGTAGCACCTACAATCATCTGCGTGCTCTGTCCTGCCGGGGCAAAACGGGGTGCATAGCGGTATTTCCTGCGCTCTTCCGCACTCTCCAAAACACCTTGCTGAATATAACGCATCGGAGCAAATACGCTTTCATGGTCTTTTTCCGGAGCAAGCAGCCTGAGGTTTTCTTCTTTGGGAATTTCCACATTGACACTCAGACGGTCGGCATACAACCCCGCCTCATTCACCAACTCACGACTGGCTCCGGGAATGCTCTTCAAATGGATATAACCGTTGAAACGATGGATAGTACGAAGGTCTTTGGCTACACGCACCAACCGTTCCATCGTATAATCGGGATTGCGCACCACTCCGCTACTCAGAAAAAGGCCTTCAATATAATTGCGGCGGTAGAACTCCATTGTCAGGTCCACAAGTTCGCTGACGGAAAGAGTGGCACGAGGCAAATCATTACTGCGACGGTTAATGCAATAAGCGCAATCGTATATGCAATAGTTTGTCAGCATCACCTTCAGCAACGAAATGCACCGCCCGTCTTCTGCAAAGCTGTGGCAGATGCCCCATCCGCCCACAGTATTGCCCAGCATACCTGCCTTGTTGGAACGTACAGTGCCACTGGACGAGCAAGAGACATCGTACTTTGCCGACTCTGCCAATATCTTCAACTTATTTAGTACATTTTCGTTCATACCCTGTGCCAAAAGTAATAATAAAACTTCTATTTAAAAGCAAAAGGCCAAGCAATTAATATATTAAAATCGTTGAGGAATATCATAAAAATACGACTTATTTATACAAAACAGCCATTATGCATAAAATAAAAAAGACCGCCGAACGGCAGTCTTTCACAGCATTAAATCTGCGTTTTCTCTTACTTTTTAGAATCTTCCAAAGATGCTTTGCGGAATTCTTTCATTGTCTTTTCGATTTCCAAAGAAGCCTTACGTGCACGAGTACCGGCTGCCTTGTTACCGTTTTCCAACTGAGCTTTTGCATCTTTTTCGAATGCTGCATACAATTCTGCAACTTTTTCAACTAATTCTTTCATAATCCTTTTTTAATTACTTCGTTAATAATGTCCGACAAAAATACATTCTTTCTTGAAATAAATGCAGAAAAACGATATTTTTTTTGAAATAATACGCAAAATCGGCATTTAAAAAGGCTTATACGTGTTTTTTATCTATTTTTGCAGACATGAAAACGCTTACTGATACCCAATATATACATGCTCTCATAGCCGAAGGAGAGCACCAACAACAAGATTTTAAGTTCGAAATATCTGATGCGCGAAAAATTGCCAAGACG
This window contains:
- a CDS encoding PepSY-like domain-containing protein, encoding MDKMKSLFFFLTLWTFLPLFAGYAPDNVQTALTKMYPSAKGIAWSQDEEYYVADFMMNGFDTKVWFNTDAEWVMKQTDWETLDEVPAAVFNAFAASQFSDGVVQNVVWVQFPKWQPIVAIQVGRPNVQIKYQILFTPNGEVLRQQNITYAYNTLGASTFL
- a CDS encoding IS110 family transposase — encoded protein: MRIVCGLDVHKDSVFVCILNEKGEKFEAKYGVLTPELEELHQLLLTHEVKEVTMESTSIYWYPIWRILSDIECLKLVNPYFIKQLPGRKSDVRDAAWIAECTMKDLIRGSFVPDEIVQRMRQYNRRIFDLNKEKVYKLTKLDALLQRCNIRISNYVSSTDSKSYKDVVKLLSEGIVNAEKLTEAIHGRTVNRVGKEVITAALTGVVNEVDIDLIRQYREEILMDDKHLKECQEKLTEICRKEFPREFDNLQTIPGVKERSATSILSELGADMKMFITAAALVSWCGLKPRNEESAGKIKSRRITHGNKYIRKTMIECAWGASRTQNCFYSNFSYTQTVVRRKNAMKVKVAIARKMLVVIWHVLSDGVPYNDYKKPEAIAEGNS
- a CDS encoding MaoC family dehydratase, which translates into the protein MEKVIINSYEDFEKLVGQQIGVSEYVELTQERINLFADATLDHQWIHIDTERAKTESPFKSTIAHGYLTLSMLPHLWNQIIEVNNLKMMINYGMDKMKFGQAVLSGQSIRLVASLHSLANLRGVAKAEIKFAIEIQGEKKKALEGIAVFLYYFN
- a CDS encoding MGMT family protein, translating into MNRTTFLQDVYSVVAAIPEGCVVTYGQIASLVGRPQCSRMVGQAMYNVPEELHLPCHRVVNSQGRLVPGWTEQRVLLENEGVRFKTNGFVDMKKSQWEFMKEQ
- a CDS encoding lytic transglycosylase domain-containing protein, which encodes MKRKSGYMILTVTASLCIGTSLPFLLGSSVLNPERQSVKSEIPYCVTSPTVPAKIAFAGQEVDLLRYDHRERMDRELMSFTYMHSTTMLTIKRANRYFPIIEPILKANGIPDDFKYLAVIESALNPLAKSPAGAAGMWQFMPGTGREFGLEVNNNIDERYHVEKETKAACKYLNEAYAKYNNWLCVAAAYNAGQGRISTQLQKQMVSQAADLWLVEETSRYMFRLLAAKAVISNPQQYGFLMKREHLYPAIPYTEVKVTTGIANLAQFAKDKGITYAQLKDANPWLRDTSLMNKSGRTYILKIPTQAGMHYNPHKTVPHNKNWVIN
- a CDS encoding GNAT family N-acetyltransferase — protein: MISIQPVLHNKKQYLDLLLLADEQETMIDRYLERGEMFVLSEDGSIRASCVVTREAEDVFEIKNIAVYPQFQRRGYGKKLIQYLFGHYAGRCRTMLVGTGDSPLAIPFYENCGFTYSHRIPDFFTDNYDHPIYEAGKQLKDMVYLKRNMDE
- the nfo gene encoding deoxyribonuclease IV; translation: MKFIGAHVSAGGGVELAPVNAHGIGANAFALFTKNQRQWVAKPLTQESIALFKENCRKYALEARYILPHDSYLINLGHPEEEGLEKSRAAFLDEMRRCEELGLELLNFHPGSHLNKISVEACLDRVAESINITLGKTQGVTAVIENTAGQGSNVGNEFWQLKHIIDRVEDKSRVGVCLDTCHTYTAGYDIVNEYDKVFDEFDKTVGFGFLRAIHLNDSKKALGSRVDRHDSIGKGLIGLDFFKRFMKDERFNDMPVILETPDETLWAEEISMLRSFE
- a CDS encoding SDR family NAD(P)-dependent oxidoreductase — encoded protein: MKKAIIIGATSGIGQEVAGILVQQGWRIGIAGRREEVLRSMQQANPQQIEIQHLDVTKENAVLHLTELIDRLGGMDLFFLSSGVGYQNRNLEPEIELNTARTNVEGFIRMVTAAFDYFKKTKNGHIAVISSIAGTKGLGVAPAYSATKRFQNTYIDALAQLARMQHLNIRFTDIRPGFVATDLLRNGKYPMLMHADKVAEYIVRALKHKKRVTVIDGRYRLLVFFWRMIPRWLWERLPIKN
- a CDS encoding nitrous oxide-stimulated promoter family protein; the protein is MNKTCQSHIAQEQRTVEQMIRLYCRRKEGNKELCPQCLELLEYARTRLSRCPFGENKTTCRLCPVHCYKPEMKKRMQEVMRYAGPRMLLYHPAAACRHLWKERIYQYFTRRFGVPCQEQHKQ
- a CDS encoding secondary thiamine-phosphate synthase enzyme YjbQ — its product is MIIQKEFTLTPHRRGFHLITEEIVRNLPQLPPTGLLHLFIKHTSAALTINENADPDVQTDMEAIFNNLVKEREPYYEHTCEGDDDMPAHAKSTIVGAELTIPITNGRMNMGIWQGIYLCEFRNRGGGRKIVATIIG
- a CDS encoding PAS domain-containing sensor histidine kinase; this encodes MDAEKDYNLLSEIMHNANIGWWKADIQDADYIYYGPIASLLGLEEGGCISFENFNKRILREEQPHTTVRSFDNIQQTNETVYLLDTVKGPTWVRSKICMQKTDENGKTKIYGIAEIQDGPYMSSATQMLRQREQLLHNIYKHLPVGIEVYNTDGVLTDLNDKELEMFHLQRKEDLLGINIFDNPIFPKEMKEKLKKYEDADFTFRYDFSKVGSYYNPQTRTGTIDLVTKVTTLYDENHTPANYLLINADKTETTVAYNKIQEFESFFELIGNYAKVGYAHYDLLTRQGDAQHSWYINIGEQEGTPLSRIIGVYRHIHPEDRRAMLGFLNNAAKGMEDKFNKEVRVLREDGSYTWTHVNLIVKTYAPERNSIELICINYDITRLKATEAMLIDAKEKAEESDRLKSAFLANMSHEIRTPLNAIIGFSSLLPHIEDAEERNHYISLINHNNELLLNIINDVLDLSKIEAGHIELSPVWCNLSDLIDESCTECQPNVPEGVTLKKRYPATPNLIKQDPMRIKQVLSNLISNALKNTVQGYVEISYETTPSETRISVSDTGRGIPEEKLGIIFERFEKTDAFIQGAGLGLPICRSIMEHMNGTIEVTSTVNKGSTFTVVFPCQVRPME
- a CDS encoding TIGR03915 family putative DNA repair protein, coding for MTLFIFDNTFEGLLTSVFEAYSRRTFPGALLAEGEPFPLFYDEAFTVVSDEEKAGRVWRGLQKKLSASALSCLTQCWLAEEPETASLLFRYIRKAIDASRSIETNFADPDVLEFSRMWKRVDWERIRMLQFVRFQKAADGTYFAAVEPEKNVLPLITGHFKDRFADQCWLIYDIKRAYGYYYDLKEVRNVVFGEDSREGHLVTGILDESLMDKDEKLFQQLWKTYFKAICIKERLNPRKHRQDMPVRYWKYLTEKQT